A part of Halobacillus shinanisalinarum genomic DNA contains:
- a CDS encoding PucR family transcriptional regulator produces the protein MTKIDQLKQLYPSLIVINQGEQKPSEQFQFFQTPDDEIVGILKSDFNKRESQLLHLFLTPIESKDVTETDRERDWIKFIREQSDELTLDPQPQRYRFVFFSLTNKSLELDPFQQALQSLFPKVMPLVWENNHEGVIIEEMMEEGQETISFQTIIDVLMSDFYTKIHFYISDFAENIGEAPRLFQWAKKCFYISMKHRIGPVITFQDVIPFLYIESMPVEERALISHGLLASVQADRELLQTIRVFLEAGSNVTLAAKRLYMHRNSLQYRVDKFIEKTGVDIKQFQGAVITYLTLMELDR, from the coding sequence ATGACTAAAATCGATCAACTTAAGCAGCTCTATCCTTCTTTAATTGTCATTAATCAAGGGGAACAAAAGCCGTCAGAACAATTCCAATTCTTTCAAACGCCTGATGACGAAATCGTTGGCATATTAAAATCTGATTTTAACAAAAGGGAGAGCCAACTTCTTCATTTATTCCTCACCCCCATCGAAAGCAAGGACGTAACGGAAACAGATCGTGAACGTGACTGGATCAAGTTTATTCGCGAGCAGTCAGATGAACTAACTTTAGATCCACAGCCACAAAGATATAGGTTTGTATTTTTCTCATTGACGAACAAGTCACTTGAGCTTGATCCCTTTCAACAAGCTCTTCAATCTTTGTTTCCAAAAGTAATGCCGCTGGTTTGGGAAAATAATCATGAAGGCGTAATCATCGAAGAAATGATGGAAGAAGGACAGGAGACTATTTCTTTTCAAACAATTATTGATGTATTAATGAGTGATTTCTACACAAAAATCCACTTCTATATCAGTGACTTTGCAGAAAACATAGGTGAAGCGCCAAGGTTGTTTCAGTGGGCGAAAAAATGCTTCTACATCTCCATGAAGCATCGTATCGGTCCGGTTATCACTTTCCAAGATGTTATCCCTTTTCTTTATATTGAATCAATGCCCGTGGAAGAACGAGCACTGATTTCTCATGGATTATTGGCTAGTGTCCAAGCAGATAGGGAATTATTGCAAACCATTCGCGTCTTCCTCGAAGCCGGGTCAAATGTTACACTCGCTGCAAAAAGGCTTTATATGCATAGAAACAGTTTGCAATATCGAGTAGATAAATTCATCGAAAAAACAGGCGTTGATATTAAGCAATTTCAAGGGGCTGTCATCACGTACCTTACATTAATGGAATTGGACCGATAA
- the fumC gene encoding class II fumarate hydratase → MDYRIEKDTLGEIKVPSDKYWAAQTQRSKENFPIGNEKMPTEVIEGFAILKKSAARANFELGLLEGDKAEAIGHAADLILAGELEDHFPLVVWQTGSGTQSNMNVNEVIAYVGNEWLKQQGKETRLHPNDDVNKSQSSNDTYPTAMHIASVRKLEDVLLPALTKLKDTLEEKMKAFNEIVKIGRTHLQDATPLTLGQEISGWHRMLEKTENMLIDSTNYVRELAIGGTAVGTGLNAHIDFSEQVVTKVNEETSKHFISAPNKFHALTSHDELVHTHGAMKALAADVMKIANDVRWLASGPRSGIGEITIPANEPGSSIMPGKVNPTQSEAITMVAAQVMGNDATIGFAASQGNFELNVFKPVIAYNFLQSAQLLADSMISFNDRCVVGIEPNHEQIEKYLRDSLMLVTALNPHIGYENAAKIAKTAFEKDQSLKETAVEMGILTEGQFDEYVDPKAMTKPNAK, encoded by the coding sequence ATGGATTATCGTATTGAAAAAGATACATTAGGTGAAATAAAAGTACCAAGTGACAAGTATTGGGCGGCACAGACACAAAGAAGTAAAGAAAATTTTCCAATTGGAAATGAAAAAATGCCAACAGAAGTGATCGAAGGTTTTGCTATTCTGAAGAAAAGTGCAGCGAGGGCAAATTTTGAACTTGGGTTGCTTGAAGGAGATAAAGCGGAGGCGATTGGCCATGCAGCTGACCTGATTCTCGCGGGTGAATTGGAAGATCATTTTCCACTGGTAGTTTGGCAAACAGGAAGCGGTACGCAATCTAACATGAACGTCAATGAAGTTATTGCTTATGTTGGAAACGAGTGGCTAAAACAGCAAGGCAAAGAAACGCGCCTGCACCCAAATGATGATGTCAACAAATCACAAAGCTCTAATGATACATATCCAACAGCTATGCATATTGCATCGGTTAGAAAGCTTGAGGATGTGTTACTGCCGGCATTAACTAAATTGAAGGATACGCTAGAAGAAAAGATGAAAGCATTTAATGAAATCGTTAAAATTGGCCGAACGCACCTTCAAGATGCGACACCATTAACACTAGGACAAGAAATAAGCGGCTGGCATCGTATGCTTGAAAAGACTGAAAACATGCTTATAGATAGTACAAACTACGTAAGAGAGCTTGCGATTGGCGGTACGGCTGTAGGGACAGGTTTAAATGCACACATTGATTTTTCGGAACAAGTCGTCACAAAAGTTAATGAAGAGACGAGCAAACATTTTATTTCTGCTCCTAATAAGTTTCATGCTTTAACATCACACGATGAGCTTGTCCATACACATGGGGCAATGAAAGCATTGGCCGCTGATGTGATGAAAATTGCTAATGATGTCAGATGGTTAGCTAGCGGACCACGATCTGGAATCGGTGAAATTACTATTCCTGCTAATGAACCAGGCAGCTCAATTATGCCAGGTAAAGTAAATCCAACCCAAAGCGAAGCGATTACAATGGTAGCTGCTCAGGTGATGGGGAACGATGCAACAATCGGATTTGCAGCAAGTCAGGGTAACTTTGAGCTTAATGTATTTAAGCCAGTTATTGCTTATAACTTCTTACAATCAGCGCAACTGCTTGCTGATAGTATGATTTCCTTTAATGATCGTTGTGTAGTAGGGATTGAACCGAATCATGAACAAATTGAAAAATATTTACGTGATTCGCTGATGTTGGTTACGGCGTTGAATCCGCATATTGGGTATGAAAATGCAGCTAAAATTGCGAAGACAGCTTTTGAAAAAGATCAATCACTGAAGGAAACGGCTGTTGAAATGGGGATTCTTACAGAAGGCCAGTTTGATGAATATGTTGATCCCAAGGCGATGACGAAGCCTAACGCCAAGTAA
- a CDS encoding IDEAL domain-containing protein, giving the protein MRKQKVIYVLRRDPGFRNREITAKRELSFGIQLASRLLLDQLSFQFNKERLDKQINSAIDNNDREEFDRLSEQYQFYT; this is encoded by the coding sequence ATGAGAAAGCAAAAGGTGATATACGTATTGCGTCGCGACCCTGGTTTTAGAAATCGTGAAATTACAGCCAAAAGAGAACTGTCCTTCGGGATTCAATTAGCCTCAAGACTGCTTCTAGATCAACTAAGCTTCCAATTTAATAAAGAACGTTTAGACAAACAAATTAATTCAGCCATCGATAACAATGACCGAGAAGAATTCGATCGCTTGAGTGAACAATATCAGTTCTATACGTAG
- a CDS encoding M15 family metallopeptidase has translation MKWKSIIIGMGLSLILTGCSWGQSSNSSSQETETPDVEQEQSGEQKEKTENSEQQNEQEENLPAAQEKESEKKDSDGLTIVNEPKSIQVVVNKQRKLPEGYKPPDLVVPDVPFYFNEFHPKKQMREEAAHALEALFAGAKKNGIDLVAASGYRSYERQKSIYEQNVAERGEEEANQFSAKPGTSEHQTGLAMDVTSAQVAFKLKQSFRQTNEGEWLANHAHEYGFVIRYLEGKSDITGYSYEPWHLRYVGKDISTNIHNQGETLEEFFGLHPSS, from the coding sequence ATGAAATGGAAGTCTATCATAATCGGTATGGGTTTAAGTCTCATACTTACAGGATGTTCATGGGGGCAATCGTCAAACAGCTCCAGTCAAGAAACAGAGACGCCAGATGTTGAACAAGAACAGTCCGGTGAGCAAAAAGAAAAAACGGAGAATTCTGAGCAACAGAATGAGCAAGAAGAAAATCTTCCAGCGGCTCAAGAAAAAGAATCGGAAAAGAAAGATAGTGATGGATTAACGATTGTAAATGAACCGAAAAGTATTCAAGTCGTGGTTAATAAACAAAGAAAATTACCTGAAGGGTACAAACCACCTGATCTCGTTGTGCCGGATGTTCCTTTTTACTTTAATGAGTTTCATCCTAAAAAGCAAATGCGGGAAGAGGCGGCACATGCACTTGAAGCGTTATTTGCAGGAGCTAAAAAGAATGGAATCGATTTGGTTGCTGCTTCAGGCTACCGCTCTTATGAAAGACAGAAGAGTATTTATGAACAAAACGTTGCTGAGCGTGGAGAAGAGGAAGCAAATCAGTTCTCTGCAAAACCTGGCACAAGTGAGCATCAGACAGGACTTGCTATGGATGTCACCTCTGCCCAAGTGGCCTTTAAGCTGAAACAGTCGTTTCGTCAAACCAATGAGGGAGAGTGGCTTGCCAATCATGCACATGAATATGGATTTGTTATTCGCTATTTAGAAGGGAAATCTGATATTACCGGTTATTCCTATGAACCATGGCATTTAAGATATGTAGGAAAAGATATATCTACAAATATACACAATCAAGGAGAAACCCTCGAAGAATTCTTTGGATTACATCCATCTTCTTAA
- a CDS encoding alpha/beta-type small acid-soluble spore protein, with product MANNNSSNELVVPGVQQALNQMKTEIASEFGVQLGADTTSRANGSVGGEITKRLVSMAEQQFGGQQK from the coding sequence ATGGCTAACAACAACAGTTCAAATGAGTTAGTAGTACCTGGTGTACAACAAGCTCTAAACCAAATGAAAACTGAAATTGCATCAGAATTCGGAGTACAACTTGGTGCTGACACTACTTCCCGTGCTAACGGTTCTGTAGGTGGAGAAATCACTAAGCGTCTTGTATCAATGGCTGAACAACAGTTCGGTGGACAACAAAAATAA
- the nhaC gene encoding Na+/H+ antiporter NhaC, with protein sequence MLHLQPKHLPKVLESIFLLIGIIGMISYFIIHLQSVPHVPILLGIMVMLAYGLVKKMSFNQLQNGMIQGAQTGMAAVLLFFLIGILISSWMASGTIPVLMDASFLIAGGPWFYAITFTITAVVGIALGSSFTTAATVGVAMIGVAQSTDISLAITAGSVVSGAFFGDKMSPLSDTTNLASTVVKVDLFDHIKNMSWTTIPAFVISFILFAILSPSQNMSGGELSTFQDGLIASNLMHWSSWIPLGVLVIFTLFKVPAFLSLTVTSLTATGIAGVRGILPWGNLWGIWFNGYTGETSNQAVNELLTRGGMNGMLFTVSLVLLALALGGLFFVTGVIPAILNRIQHSLQSARSIIVSTALTAIGVNIAVGEQYLSILLTGEAYQDMYEKAQLARKNLSRTLEDAGTVINPLVPWSVCGVFLSGVLGVPVIEYLPFAFFCLLSPILTILFGITGKTLTPKSAENKSSLKNIN encoded by the coding sequence ATGCTTCATTTACAACCGAAGCACTTGCCTAAGGTGCTAGAATCAATCTTCTTACTCATTGGAATTATTGGCATGATCAGCTATTTTATTATTCATTTACAAAGTGTTCCACATGTACCAATCCTATTAGGCATTATGGTGATGCTTGCATACGGGTTAGTTAAAAAGATGTCCTTTAACCAGCTGCAAAATGGAATGATTCAAGGAGCGCAAACAGGAATGGCCGCTGTTTTGCTATTTTTTCTCATTGGCATCCTTATTTCAAGTTGGATGGCCAGTGGAACCATCCCTGTGCTCATGGATGCATCCTTTCTTATTGCAGGAGGTCCCTGGTTCTATGCGATAACTTTTACGATAACAGCGGTGGTTGGAATTGCTCTAGGCAGCTCGTTTACAACTGCCGCAACAGTAGGTGTAGCGATGATAGGTGTCGCTCAATCTACTGATATTTCCCTGGCCATCACGGCAGGATCTGTCGTATCTGGCGCATTTTTCGGTGATAAGATGTCCCCGTTGTCTGATACAACAAACTTGGCCTCTACTGTCGTAAAAGTAGATTTATTTGATCATATTAAAAATATGTCATGGACGACAATTCCGGCTTTTGTCATAAGCTTTATCCTTTTTGCTATTCTGTCGCCTTCACAAAATATGTCAGGCGGAGAATTATCTACCTTTCAAGATGGATTAATAGCCTCAAATTTGATGCACTGGAGCTCGTGGATTCCGTTGGGTGTTCTTGTTATTTTCACCCTGTTTAAAGTCCCTGCCTTTCTTTCACTCACGGTTACCAGCCTGACAGCAACTGGGATTGCTGGGGTCAGAGGCATCCTTCCATGGGGAAACCTGTGGGGAATATGGTTCAATGGGTACACAGGCGAAACGAGTAACCAGGCGGTAAATGAGCTATTAACAAGAGGCGGTATGAATGGAATGTTATTTACGGTCTCACTCGTGCTCTTAGCATTGGCTTTAGGTGGACTTTTCTTTGTAACAGGAGTGATTCCGGCCATTCTAAACCGTATCCAACACTCCCTACAGTCGGCGCGATCCATTATAGTTTCTACGGCTCTAACTGCCATCGGGGTCAACATCGCAGTAGGGGAACAATATTTATCTATCTTATTAACTGGTGAAGCTTATCAGGATATGTATGAAAAGGCACAGTTAGCTAGAAAAAACTTGTCGAGAACACTTGAGGATGCAGGAACAGTTATCAATCCGCTCGTTCCATGGAGTGTTTGCGGCGTTTTCCTATCAGGGGTTCTGGGTGTACCGGTCATTGAGTATCTTCCATTTGCCTTTTTCTGCTTGCTCTCTCCTATCCTAACGATTTTATTTGGAATCACTGGAAAAACGTTAACCCCCAAATCAGCTGAGAACAAGTCTTCCTTGAAAAATATCAATTAA
- a CDS encoding AzlC family ABC transporter permease gives MQSQIAGASQGSNRLHMIRRGTIAGFPIMLGYLPVSLTYGVLAGQSGMTNMELTLMSVLVFAGAAQFLAVSMVAAGTGAVEIIIATFVLNFRHFVMSLSFMNRLRNIALKAKIPLSLGLTDETFTVSTLYRKEAKETHGSWFYAALILTAYFSWVGGSYLGGVLGDVMPSRLSESMGIALYAMFIGLLIPSIRKHYRIAIIAVLAMIINFLCQWWGMNQGWAIVLGTLIGGLSGIWVLADEEEEL, from the coding sequence ATGCAGTCACAAATCGCGGGAGCATCACAAGGTTCAAATCGGTTACATATGATCAGACGCGGCACCATAGCAGGCTTTCCTATCATGTTAGGGTATTTGCCCGTGTCTTTAACATATGGTGTATTGGCCGGGCAATCAGGAATGACTAATATGGAACTTACCCTAATGAGTGTCCTAGTATTTGCGGGTGCTGCTCAGTTTTTGGCTGTAAGTATGGTGGCTGCCGGGACAGGGGCCGTGGAAATTATTATCGCTACATTTGTCCTGAATTTTCGTCATTTCGTAATGAGTCTATCCTTTATGAACCGATTGAGAAATATAGCACTTAAAGCTAAAATTCCACTTTCCTTAGGCTTAACCGATGAAACATTCACCGTGTCTACTTTATATCGAAAAGAGGCAAAGGAAACCCATGGCTCATGGTTTTATGCTGCTTTAATTTTAACCGCTTATTTCTCATGGGTAGGAGGTTCATATCTCGGAGGTGTATTAGGCGATGTGATGCCGTCTAGGCTTAGTGAGAGTATGGGAATTGCCTTATATGCGATGTTTATTGGTTTGTTAATCCCATCGATTAGAAAACATTATCGTATTGCGATTATTGCAGTGTTAGCGATGATCATCAATTTCCTATGTCAATGGTGGGGGATGAATCAAGGTTGGGCGATCGTTCTCGGTACGCTTATTGGTGGTCTAAGTGGTATATGGGTATTAGCTGATGAGGAGGAGGAACTATGA
- a CDS encoding GNAT family N-acetyltransferase: protein MTRVRMARFEDAKDIATIHIQSWKSTYKDLIDEKDMSNITIENRIVLWETVLRTPVNGQIAYVIENEQQKVVGFVSGGKERTKNYGYDGEIYAIYLLDAYQRKGYGSTLVASFANAMKEAGYRSLLVWVLTRNPSGNFYGRLGAEPVEAEEVTIGQGTYEETAYGWKSIDLLLQRFS from the coding sequence ATGACCCGTGTTCGAATGGCTCGATTTGAAGATGCAAAAGATATTGCTACTATTCACATTCAAAGCTGGAAGTCTACATATAAGGATTTAATTGATGAAAAGGATATGAGTAATATAACTATTGAGAATCGAATTGTTCTTTGGGAAACCGTTTTACGGACGCCGGTTAATGGTCAAATTGCTTATGTCATTGAAAATGAACAACAAAAAGTCGTAGGTTTTGTGTCTGGAGGAAAGGAGCGTACAAAGAATTATGGGTATGATGGTGAGATTTATGCGATCTATTTATTAGATGCTTATCAACGAAAAGGATATGGAAGTACGCTTGTCGCTTCTTTCGCAAATGCCATGAAGGAGGCCGGGTATCGCTCCTTATTAGTTTGGGTGCTGACGCGTAACCCATCAGGAAACTTTTATGGCAGATTAGGAGCTGAACCTGTCGAAGCAGAGGAAGTAACAATCGGTCAAGGAACATATGAGGAAACAGCCTATGGATGGAAAAGTATTGATCTGTTACTACAGCGTTTTTCATAA
- a CDS encoding NAD(P)-dependent oxidoreductase, producing the protein MKLAVFGATGRVGSRVVNMAVRENIEVNAHVRDIKRAEQIIPEANLIKGDVTKSKDVEATLRDCELVFSALGTDKTDTLSKAIPIMIQLMKKHQVERIITIGTAGILNSRFEENKFRFETNESKRRLTFAAEEHLSVFKTLSQSSLSWTILCPTYLPDGEAEGRVRYEQNFLPEGGKKITVGDTAQFAFQEIKTPRFPHLRVGLSD; encoded by the coding sequence ATGAAACTAGCTGTATTTGGCGCGACAGGCAGAGTCGGCAGTCGTGTCGTAAACATGGCCGTCAGGGAAAACATAGAAGTAAACGCTCATGTAAGAGATATAAAGAGAGCTGAACAAATCATCCCAGAAGCCAACCTAATCAAAGGAGATGTTACAAAAAGTAAGGATGTTGAAGCAACTCTACGAGACTGTGAGCTAGTCTTTAGTGCGCTTGGTACAGACAAAACTGATACATTATCCAAGGCGATTCCGATTATGATTCAATTAATGAAAAAGCATCAGGTCGAACGTATAATCACAATTGGAACAGCTGGCATTTTAAACAGCCGATTCGAAGAAAACAAATTCAGATTCGAAACAAATGAATCAAAGCGGCGTCTTACCTTTGCAGCCGAGGAGCATTTATCGGTTTTTAAGACATTATCACAATCTAGTCTTTCTTGGACGATTTTATGCCCCACGTACTTACCTGATGGAGAAGCAGAAGGGCGCGTCCGTTATGAACAAAACTTCTTACCTGAAGGCGGTAAAAAAATAACCGTGGGCGACACGGCTCAGTTTGCTTTTCAGGAAATCAAAACGCCCAGATTCCCCCATTTAAGAGTTGGATTAAGCGATTAA
- a CDS encoding ABC transporter ATP-binding protein translates to MAELKLNNIEKVYDKKVKAVDDFNLHINDKEFIVFVGPSGCGKSTTLRMIAGLEEITNGDFIIDEKRMNDVAPKDRDIAMVFQNYALYPHMNVYDNMAFGLKLRKMDKQEIKQRVDNAANILGLEALLDRKPKALSGGQRQRVALGRAIVRDAKVFLMDEPLSNLDAKLRVQMRAEIQKLHQRLQTTTIYVTHDQTEAMTMATRLVVMKDGLIQQVGAPKEVYDKPENVFVGGFIGSPAMNFFNGTLRENHIELGNDIKIAVPDGKLKPLREQDYIGKEVILGVRPEDMHDEPVFIDANQDKKITAYIEVAELMGAESYLYSKVGDQEFIARVDARTEINGGDEIELAIDMNKVHFFDKDTEQRIR, encoded by the coding sequence ATGGCGGAGTTAAAACTAAACAACATCGAAAAGGTGTATGACAAAAAAGTAAAAGCTGTGGATGACTTTAATTTACATATTAATGATAAGGAATTTATCGTGTTCGTTGGACCTTCAGGGTGTGGGAAGTCTACAACACTTAGAATGATCGCTGGACTAGAAGAAATCACCAATGGCGATTTCATCATTGATGAGAAGCGTATGAATGATGTGGCTCCTAAAGATCGTGATATTGCAATGGTTTTCCAAAACTATGCCTTGTACCCGCATATGAACGTTTATGACAATATGGCATTCGGACTTAAACTTCGTAAAATGGATAAACAGGAAATTAAACAACGAGTAGACAATGCTGCAAACATTCTTGGACTTGAAGCTTTATTAGACCGTAAGCCTAAAGCCCTTTCTGGCGGCCAGCGCCAGCGTGTAGCCCTTGGCCGTGCAATCGTACGTGATGCCAAAGTATTTCTTATGGATGAGCCACTATCCAACCTAGATGCGAAATTACGTGTACAGATGAGAGCTGAAATTCAAAAATTACACCAACGTCTGCAAACTACAACTATTTATGTAACACACGACCAAACTGAAGCTATGACAATGGCCACCCGTCTTGTTGTTATGAAGGATGGTCTGATCCAGCAGGTCGGGGCTCCTAAAGAAGTTTATGATAAACCTGAAAATGTCTTTGTTGGTGGCTTTATTGGCTCCCCAGCCATGAACTTCTTTAATGGAACGCTTCGCGAGAACCATATCGAACTAGGCAACGATATTAAAATTGCTGTACCTGATGGCAAGTTGAAGCCGTTGCGTGAACAGGATTATATAGGAAAAGAAGTTATTTTAGGTGTGAGACCTGAAGACATGCATGATGAACCCGTGTTTATTGACGCCAACCAGGATAAGAAAATCACTGCCTATATTGAAGTAGCTGAACTGATGGGTGCCGAATCTTACCTTTATTCTAAAGTTGGCGACCAAGAGTTTATTGCCCGTGTTGATGCACGAACCGAAATCAATGGCGGCGATGAAATCGAGCTTGCTATCGATATGAACAAAGTTCACTTTTTCGATAAAGATACAGAACAACGCATTCGCTAA
- a CDS encoding AzlD domain-containing protein: MMIWIIIGMAVVTAIPRFLPAFIINQAKFPKWVDRWLNAIPYAALGALIFPGIVSVKPEAPQIGVIAALFAILLAWLNVNIIGVVLGAIVAVFLMTL; the protein is encoded by the coding sequence ATGATGATATGGATAATCATCGGCATGGCTGTTGTAACAGCGATCCCACGTTTTCTTCCGGCGTTCATTATTAATCAGGCCAAGTTTCCTAAGTGGGTTGATCGCTGGTTAAATGCAATTCCCTATGCTGCTTTAGGGGCACTGATTTTCCCCGGGATAGTAAGTGTGAAGCCTGAGGCCCCACAAATTGGTGTGATAGCCGCCCTATTTGCCATATTATTAGCTTGGTTGAATGTGAATATTATTGGCGTTGTTCTTGGTGCAATCGTAGCTGTCTTTTTGATGACTCTGTAG
- a CDS encoding metal-sensing transcriptional repressor codes for MDQVKERDQYGQETKNRLKRIEGQVRGVLKMMEEEKECKEVVTQLSAARSAMDRAIGYIVARNLESSIKQSQEDGESSEEQIEEAVRMIVKSR; via the coding sequence ATGGATCAAGTGAAAGAAAGGGATCAGTACGGCCAAGAAACAAAAAACCGTTTGAAACGAATTGAGGGACAAGTGCGTGGTGTCCTTAAAATGATGGAAGAGGAAAAGGAATGTAAGGAAGTTGTCACCCAACTTTCAGCAGCTCGATCTGCAATGGATCGCGCGATCGGATATATTGTTGCAAGAAATTTAGAATCGAGTATTAAACAATCGCAAGAAGACGGCGAATCTTCTGAAGAACAGATAGAGGAAGCGGTCCGCATGATTGTGAAAAGCCGCTAA
- a CDS encoding zinc dependent phospholipase C family protein, producing the protein MPNIWTHILFAQDVCNELQREDIINTSGRFLNMGAQGPDPFFYYNFWPKLSDYGVNDVGMKLHTEQCGAFLMNMIKRGKHVKNRSQAYILGFVSHHILDRVTHPYIHYYSGYQGHKHQELEVIIDTLMLEKYRQLKPWKTPVHKQVQLNKKEAEQIARWLEQDIYTLFPELTSSVPSNYVVKSLMDITLAQRLLFDPKGWKNDLLGSVVSSFSHRPIKEEFDYLNENRKEWRHSATGEPSHASFIDLYKTAYQDACSIIEPILFYWGSSNEGLIDNIADQIGDLSYDTGKPLSLRLKNHYTYPIV; encoded by the coding sequence ATGCCAAACATATGGACACATATTCTGTTTGCTCAAGATGTATGTAATGAACTTCAAAGAGAGGATATTATCAATACTTCGGGGCGATTTTTAAATATGGGAGCTCAGGGACCTGACCCTTTTTTCTACTATAATTTCTGGCCTAAGCTTAGCGACTATGGAGTAAATGATGTCGGCATGAAGCTGCATACTGAACAATGTGGTGCTTTTTTAATGAACATGATCAAGCGTGGGAAACATGTGAAAAATCGATCCCAGGCCTATATTTTAGGATTTGTCAGTCACCACATTCTTGACAGAGTCACCCATCCTTACATTCATTATTACTCTGGTTATCAAGGACATAAACACCAAGAGCTTGAAGTGATCATTGATACGCTTATGCTCGAGAAGTACCGCCAGCTAAAACCATGGAAAACTCCTGTTCACAAACAGGTACAATTGAATAAAAAAGAGGCAGAACAAATAGCTCGATGGCTGGAACAGGACATCTATACATTGTTTCCAGAACTAACTTCGTCCGTTCCATCGAATTATGTAGTGAAATCATTGATGGATATCACTCTTGCTCAGCGGCTATTATTTGACCCTAAGGGCTGGAAGAATGATTTATTAGGATCTGTGGTTTCATCGTTTTCTCATCGACCAATCAAAGAAGAGTTCGATTACTTAAACGAAAATAGAAAGGAATGGAGGCATTCTGCAACAGGTGAGCCGTCACATGCCTCATTTATTGATTTATATAAGACTGCTTATCAAGACGCCTGTTCAATAATAGAACCTATTTTGTTCTATTGGGGCAGTTCTAATGAAGGATTGATCGATAATATCGCAGATCAAATCGGTGATCTTTCCTATGACACGGGAAAACCGCTCTCCCTCCGTTTGAAAAATCACTATACTTATCCAATCGTGTAA
- a CDS encoding cation diffusion facilitator family transporter, whose translation MGEYENLKRGQKGAWVSIIAYLILAAAKLIIASIGQSEALRADGLNNTTDVIASIAVLIGLKISRKPPDKDHHYGHFRAETIASLVAAFIMMTVGIEVIVGAFGDIMNGQQSEPALLTGLTAIVASAVMFGVYRYNLSLANSVKSQALYAAAQDNRSDALVSIGAAVGIFGAQLGVYWLDPLAGLVVGLIICKTAWDIFRESSHTLSDGFDEQEIKDIRKHIASHSSVWTVKDVKARLQGNQVLVDATILVNPELTIQEAHEITDEVEVILEKEMRIYYAHIHIEPYEKE comes from the coding sequence ATGGGAGAATATGAAAATTTAAAACGTGGGCAAAAAGGGGCTTGGGTAAGCATCATTGCTTATTTAATTCTAGCTGCTGCAAAACTGATTATAGCCTCCATAGGACAATCGGAAGCTTTACGAGCGGATGGACTTAACAATACAACAGATGTTATTGCTTCTATAGCGGTTCTAATCGGCTTAAAAATATCACGCAAACCGCCAGATAAAGATCATCACTACGGACATTTCCGGGCTGAAACCATTGCCTCTTTAGTAGCTGCCTTTATCATGATGACAGTAGGTATTGAGGTGATCGTAGGTGCGTTTGGAGATATTATGAACGGACAGCAAAGCGAACCTGCGCTGTTAACCGGCTTGACGGCTATCGTTGCATCTGCAGTCATGTTTGGTGTGTATCGCTACAACCTTTCCCTAGCTAACAGCGTGAAAAGCCAGGCACTTTATGCTGCTGCACAAGATAACCGTTCAGATGCCCTCGTAAGTATTGGAGCTGCTGTAGGTATATTTGGAGCCCAATTAGGGGTTTATTGGCTTGATCCATTAGCTGGATTAGTTGTGGGGTTAATCATTTGTAAAACAGCCTGGGATATTTTCAGAGAGTCTAGTCATACGTTAAGCGATGGCTTTGATGAGCAGGAAATTAAAGACATCCGAAAACATATAGCCAGCCACTCCTCTGTTTGGACCGTTAAAGATGTAAAAGCACGTTTGCAAGGCAATCAAGTTTTGGTGGATGCGACGATCCTTGTAAATCCTGAGTTGACCATACAAGAGGCCCATGAGATTACTGACGAGGTAGAGGTCATTCTTGAAAAGGAAATGCGAATTTATTATGCACATATTCATATTGAACCCTATGAAAAAGAGTAA